A window from Variovorax sp. PBL-E5 encodes these proteins:
- a CDS encoding lipocalin family protein: protein MPLRKHRTPPSPAAFDDRAYSASIGTLATAFCVGGALTLLALHTARTARADRIGGPPDGAPLMRAPLQVVAPVDLHRYAGLWHEQARLPNRFQKQCAGPVSAEYTPMPDGTVEVRNRCILPDGSFDESIGSARVVPVAGQPGAGRLEVRFAPEWLGWLPAVWGDYWILKLDRAYQVALVGTPNRKYLWVLSRAPRLDDAALEAELDYARTLGFDVDQVERTGR from the coding sequence ATGCCCCTGCGCAAACACCGGACGCCACCCTCGCCAGCCGCCTTCGACGACCGCGCCTACAGCGCGTCGATCGGTACGCTGGCGACGGCCTTCTGCGTCGGCGGCGCGTTGACGCTGCTGGCACTCCACACGGCCCGGACGGCACGCGCCGACCGGATCGGCGGCCCGCCCGACGGCGCACCGTTGATGCGCGCGCCGCTGCAGGTGGTGGCGCCGGTCGACCTCCATCGCTACGCGGGCCTGTGGCATGAACAGGCACGCTTGCCGAACCGTTTCCAGAAGCAATGCGCCGGCCCGGTCAGCGCCGAGTACACGCCGATGCCGGACGGCACGGTCGAGGTGCGCAACCGCTGCATCCTGCCGGACGGCAGCTTCGATGAGTCGATCGGTTCGGCGCGCGTGGTGCCGGTCGCGGGCCAGCCCGGCGCGGGGCGGCTCGAAGTGCGCTTCGCGCCCGAATGGCTGGGCTGGCTGCCGGCGGTGTGGGGCGACTACTGGATCCTGAAGCTCGATCGCGCGTACCAGGTGGCGCTGGTGGGCACGCCGAATCGCAAGTACCTGTGGGTGCTGTCGCGCGCGCCGCGCCTCGACGATGCGGCACTCGAAGCCGAACTCGACTATGCGCGCACGCTCGGTTTCGACGTCGATCAGGTCGAGCGCACCGGCAGGTAG
- the tal gene encoding transaldolase, with protein sequence MNQLDALRQWTTVVADTGDFRQLAQFKPRDATTNPSLILKAVQKADYRPLLDDAVRKYKGLPIDELIDRLLVRFGTEILSIIPGRVSTEVDARLSFDTAATIRRADRIVALYRAEGIDVGERVLIKVASTWEGIEAARQLEQKGIHTNLTLLFSFAQAVACGAAKVRLISPFVGRIYDWYKKSAGSQWDEAANAGANDPGVKSVREIFGYYKQHGIATEVMGASFRNVGQIAALAGCDLLTISPELLAQLAGSEAPLAHALDAGAAGGRDMPLQTLDEAAFRFALNEDAMATEKLAEGIRAFAADAVKLEKLMEAS encoded by the coding sequence ATGAACCAACTCGACGCCCTCCGCCAATGGACCACCGTGGTGGCCGACACCGGTGATTTCCGCCAGCTCGCCCAGTTCAAGCCGCGAGACGCCACCACCAACCCTTCGCTCATCCTGAAGGCGGTGCAGAAAGCCGACTACCGGCCCCTGCTCGATGACGCCGTCAGGAAATACAAGGGATTGCCCATCGACGAGCTGATCGACCGGCTGCTGGTGCGCTTCGGCACCGAGATCCTGTCGATCATTCCGGGGCGCGTCTCGACCGAGGTCGATGCGCGGCTGAGCTTCGACACGGCGGCGACGATCCGGCGCGCCGACCGCATCGTGGCGCTGTACCGCGCCGAAGGCATCGACGTCGGCGAGCGCGTGCTGATCAAGGTGGCCTCCACCTGGGAAGGCATCGAGGCCGCGCGCCAGCTCGAACAGAAAGGCATCCACACCAATCTCACGCTGCTGTTCTCGTTCGCGCAGGCGGTGGCTTGCGGTGCCGCGAAAGTGCGGCTGATCTCGCCTTTCGTCGGCCGCATCTACGACTGGTACAAGAAGTCCGCCGGCAGCCAGTGGGACGAGGCCGCCAACGCGGGCGCCAACGACCCCGGCGTGAAATCGGTGCGCGAGATCTTCGGCTACTACAAGCAGCATGGCATCGCGACCGAGGTCATGGGCGCGAGCTTTCGCAACGTCGGCCAGATCGCGGCCCTGGCCGGTTGCGACCTGCTGACCATCAGCCCCGAATTGCTGGCGCAGCTGGCCGGCAGCGAGGCGCCGCTCGCCCATGCGCTCGATGCCGGCGCCGCGGGCGGGCGCGACATGCCGCTGCAGACGCTCGACGAGGCGGCGTTCCGCTTCGCCCTCAACGAGGATGCGATGGCCACCGAGAAGCTCGCCGAAGGCATTCGCGCCTTCGCGGCCGATGCGGTGAAGCTCGAGAAGCTGATGGAGGCGTCATGA
- the zwf gene encoding glucose-6-phosphate dehydrogenase: MSFDLVLFGGTGDLAWRKLMPALFQAFRHGSLPDNGRIIGVARDDLSDDAYRELIQSRFEAVEGAKRPTPEEFKKFAAMLHFLRLDLSKPADYARLAESLKTRNADTVVMYVATAPALFTQVVEQIAAAGLNGAHTRIVLEKPLGHDLASNRAINEAVRKVLSEQQVFRIDHYLGKPSVQNLFAMRFGNALFEPMWRREYIANIQITIAEDLGVEKRGAFYDQTGALRDMVQNHALQLVCAIGMEPPINAHADAIRDEKLKVLRCLAPWTPEAIGLHAIRGQYAAGTAYGERVQGYRDEPGVDPESRTETFVALRTEIANWRWAGVPLYIRTGKRLGSRDARIEVNFRPTPHPIYRAPAGGAVNKLVINLQPKDGLELHMLAQAQDNRQRNGNRHAGAQLAPVQLDLDFDKRFGAERVGAYERLLLDVIDGRLNLFVRSDEQEEAWRWVEPLIDSWASDGVPRPYAAGTWGPSASSAMIARDGFAWGEEQ, from the coding sequence ATGAGTTTCGATCTCGTCCTTTTCGGCGGCACCGGCGATCTGGCGTGGCGCAAGCTGATGCCGGCGCTGTTCCAGGCCTTCCGCCATGGCAGCCTGCCGGACAACGGCCGCATCATCGGCGTGGCGCGCGACGATCTGTCCGATGATGCCTACCGCGAGCTGATCCAATCGCGCTTCGAAGCGGTCGAAGGCGCCAAGCGGCCGACGCCCGAGGAGTTCAAGAAGTTCGCGGCGATGCTGCACTTCCTGCGCCTGGACTTGTCCAAACCCGCCGACTACGCGCGGCTCGCCGAGTCGCTGAAGACGCGCAATGCCGATACGGTGGTGATGTACGTGGCCACCGCGCCCGCCCTCTTCACCCAGGTGGTCGAGCAGATCGCCGCGGCCGGCCTCAATGGCGCGCACACGCGCATCGTGCTCGAAAAGCCGCTCGGCCACGACCTCGCGTCGAACCGCGCGATCAACGAGGCAGTGCGCAAGGTGCTCTCGGAGCAGCAGGTGTTCCGCATCGACCACTACCTCGGCAAGCCCTCGGTGCAGAACCTGTTCGCGATGCGCTTCGGCAATGCGCTGTTCGAGCCGATGTGGCGCCGCGAGTACATCGCCAACATCCAGATCACCATTGCGGAAGACCTCGGCGTGGAAAAGCGCGGCGCCTTCTACGACCAGACCGGTGCACTGCGCGACATGGTGCAGAACCATGCGCTGCAGCTGGTCTGCGCGATCGGCATGGAGCCGCCGATCAACGCGCATGCCGATGCGATCCGCGACGAGAAGCTCAAGGTGCTGCGCTGCCTCGCGCCGTGGACCCCCGAAGCCATCGGCCTGCATGCGATCCGCGGCCAGTACGCGGCGGGCACGGCCTACGGCGAGCGCGTGCAGGGCTATCGCGACGAGCCGGGCGTCGACCCCGAAAGCCGCACCGAGACTTTCGTTGCGCTGCGCACCGAGATCGCCAACTGGCGCTGGGCCGGTGTGCCGCTCTACATCCGCACCGGCAAGCGCCTGGGCTCGCGCGATGCGCGCATCGAGGTCAACTTCCGGCCGACGCCGCATCCGATCTACCGCGCACCAGCGGGCGGGGCGGTCAACAAGCTGGTGATCAACCTGCAGCCCAAGGACGGGCTCGAACTGCACATGCTCGCGCAGGCGCAGGACAACCGGCAGCGCAACGGCAACCGGCACGCGGGGGCGCAGCTGGCGCCGGTGCAGCTCGACCTCGACTTCGACAAGCGCTTCGGCGCCGAGCGCGTGGGCGCCTACGAGCGGCTGCTGCTCGATGTCATCGACGGCCGGCTGAACCTGTTCGTTCGCAGCGACGAACAGGAAGAGGCATGGCGCTGGGTCGAGCCGCTGATCGACAGCTGGGCCTCGGACGGTGTGCCGCGGCCTTACGCGGCGGGCACCTGGGGTCCGAGTGCATCGAGCGCGATGATCGCCCGCGACGGCTTCGCGTGGGGAGAAGAACAGTAG
- a CDS encoding ABC transporter ATP-binding protein encodes MSLLQVSNLIVEFPHRRGTLRAIDDISFEIEPGEILGVVGESGAGKSLTGAAIIGLLEPPGRIAGGEIRLEGQRIDNLGHEAMRHIRGRRIGAIFQDPLTSLNPLYTVGRQLIETIRTHLPVSESEARQRAIGLLTDTGISAAEQRLDHFPHQFSGGMRQRVVIALALAAEPKLIVADEPTTALDVSIQAQIIELLKSICKERGAAVMLITHDMGVIAETCDRVAVMYAGRVAEIGPVHEVIHQPAHPYTAGLMASIPDMEMDRDRLNQIDGAMPRLNAIPRGCAYNPRCPRSFDRCMVERPDLMNAGATHAACWLHATPGASPPHGAAA; translated from the coding sequence ATGAGCCTCCTGCAAGTCAGCAATCTGATCGTCGAGTTCCCGCATCGGCGCGGCACGCTGCGCGCCATCGACGACATCTCGTTCGAGATCGAGCCCGGCGAGATCCTCGGCGTGGTCGGCGAGTCCGGCGCCGGCAAGTCGCTCACCGGTGCGGCGATCATCGGCCTGCTCGAACCGCCGGGCCGCATCGCGGGCGGTGAGATCCGGCTCGAAGGCCAGCGCATCGACAACCTCGGGCACGAGGCCATGCGCCACATCCGAGGCCGCCGCATCGGTGCGATCTTCCAGGACCCGCTGACCTCGCTCAACCCGCTCTACACCGTCGGCCGGCAGTTGATCGAAACCATCCGCACGCACCTTCCGGTGAGCGAGAGCGAGGCACGGCAACGCGCCATCGGCCTCCTCACGGACACCGGCATTTCGGCCGCCGAGCAGCGCCTCGACCACTTCCCCCACCAGTTCTCCGGCGGCATGCGCCAGCGCGTCGTGATCGCGCTCGCGCTGGCGGCCGAGCCGAAGCTGATCGTGGCCGACGAGCCGACCACCGCGCTCGACGTGTCGATCCAGGCGCAGATCATCGAGCTGCTCAAATCCATCTGCAAGGAGCGTGGCGCGGCCGTGATGCTGATCACCCACGACATGGGCGTGATCGCCGAAACCTGCGACCGCGTGGCGGTGATGTATGCCGGTCGCGTGGCCGAGATCGGACCCGTGCACGAGGTGATCCATCAGCCTGCGCATCCCTACACCGCCGGGCTGATGGCCTCCATTCCCGACATGGAGATGGACCGCGACCGCCTCAACCAGATCGACGGCGCGATGCCGCGCCTGAATGCCATTCCGCGCGGCTGCGCCTACAACCCACGCTGCCCGCGCAGCTTCGACCGCTGCATGGTCGAGCGGCCGGACCTCATGAACGCGGGCGCCACTCACGCCGCCTGCTGGCTGCACGCCACGCCCGGCGCCTCGCCGCCACACGGAGCTGCGGCATGA
- a CDS encoding ABC transporter ATP-binding protein: MSNGIEFRNVTKRYGSDASAPLAVKGISFEVPAGTLTTILGPSGCGKTTTLRMIAGLESPTSGSILMGGRDVTTLGPAERNVSMMFQSYALFPHMNVIENVSYGLRMSGVRKDAAAARARDALRGVGLVGFDARLPSELSGGQQQRVALARALVLEPAVLLFDEPLSNLDARLRREMREEIRALQQRLQLTVAYVTHDQSEALAVSDQIIVMDHGVIAQRGTPEQLYGHPESEFVAGFMGEAMVFPAVAQPEGRVELGPLTLPARYDIAPGVVKVAVRPEAWQIGAAIGLPATLRKAAYLGSFHEYVFDTALGAVFVVSADLSRPLAAGAQTTLSLANHGVSVVPVAADVPAVSGA; encoded by the coding sequence ATGAGCAACGGCATCGAGTTCCGCAACGTCACCAAGCGCTACGGCAGCGACGCGAGTGCGCCGCTGGCGGTCAAGGGCATCAGCTTCGAGGTGCCGGCCGGTACGCTGACCACCATCCTCGGCCCCTCGGGCTGCGGCAAGACGACCACGCTGCGCATGATCGCCGGCCTCGAGTCGCCGACCTCGGGCTCGATCCTCATGGGCGGGCGCGACGTCACCACGCTGGGCCCGGCCGAGCGCAACGTGAGCATGATGTTCCAGAGCTACGCGCTGTTCCCGCACATGAACGTGATCGAGAACGTGAGCTACGGCCTGCGCATGAGCGGCGTGCGCAAGGACGCGGCCGCGGCGCGCGCGCGCGATGCGCTCAGGGGCGTCGGGCTGGTCGGCTTCGACGCGCGTTTGCCGAGCGAGCTCTCCGGCGGCCAGCAGCAGCGCGTGGCCCTGGCCCGCGCACTGGTGCTGGAGCCGGCCGTGCTGCTGTTCGACGAGCCCCTGTCGAACCTCGATGCCCGGCTGCGGCGCGAGATGCGCGAGGAGATCCGCGCGCTGCAGCAGCGTTTGCAGCTCACGGTCGCCTACGTCACGCACGACCAGAGCGAGGCGCTGGCCGTCAGCGACCAGATCATCGTGATGGACCACGGCGTGATCGCGCAGCGCGGCACGCCCGAACAGCTCTATGGCCACCCCGAGAGCGAGTTCGTCGCCGGCTTCATGGGCGAGGCGATGGTGTTCCCCGCGGTGGCGCAGCCCGAGGGCCGCGTCGAGCTCGGCCCGCTCACGCTGCCTGCGCGCTACGACATCGCGCCGGGCGTGGTCAAGGTGGCAGTGCGCCCCGAGGCCTGGCAGATCGGTGCCGCGATCGGCCTGCCGGCCACCTTGCGCAAGGCGGCCTACCTGGGCAGTTTCCACGAATACGTGTTCGACACCGCATTGGGCGCCGTGTTCGTGGTCTCGGCCGACCTGTCGAGACCGCTCGCGGCCGGCGCGCAGACGACGCTGTCGCTCGCCAACCATGGCGTGTCGGTGGTGCCGGTCGCGGCGGACGTGCCTGCGGTATCCGGCGCATGA
- a CDS encoding ABC transporter permease → MPIASGGQRRPNASIWACIAAGLVGYVALPWYAIQDTAWYEALPQVFGQAEGADGVMQALQQGRSWLFVGLFGLALCVLGGLLRPGRAQGRWLLAGGAIGAIGLALSGFTIGARGWSFAWLNSAFGELAGNQFGIGAGGFVALAALILLAAFGLARLGFFKGDLFVSAAVIGCGVLMALFIAYPVSKALAGAFLNEDGHASLNAFWARIGTDRVWGLECLGGGVRCGVAWNTLALALITATGTTFLGTLMALMAERGGKRWQGPLKVLALLPIITPPFVVGLGLILLFGRAGVVNQLLESSFGIEPTRWFYGMPGILVAQLFAFTPIAFMIMRGVVQGVAPSLEEAAQMLRASRWRTFVTITLPLLKPGLANAFLVGFIESIADFGNPVVVGGQFNVLSTDIFFAIVGAQYDQGRAASLAWVLTIFALGVFALQRWVLGKQNYTTVSGKGDAGIAMPLPNGVRRTIYCIALPWVAFTVVVYLFAFAGGFVRTWGRDYTFTLDHFHNAFALEWGKFGLVWAGTAWNSLITTVKLAAISAPITAGLGLLIAWLLARNEFKGQGAFEFAALLAFAIPGTVLGVSYILAFNVPPLELTGTGLIIVLCFMFRNLPVGVRAGTAAFKQLDRSLDEASLMLRASTSQTLFKVVLPLLKPALVAALIYSFVRAMTTVSAVIFLVTAENELATTYIIGRVGNGDYGLALAYCTVLMILMSLAIAGVQFVVGERKLGRRKAAGPALVVPAH, encoded by the coding sequence GTGCCGATCGCTTCGGGAGGACAACGGCGGCCCAACGCGTCCATCTGGGCGTGCATCGCGGCCGGGCTCGTCGGCTACGTCGCGCTGCCCTGGTATGCGATCCAGGACACCGCCTGGTACGAAGCCCTGCCGCAGGTCTTCGGCCAGGCCGAGGGTGCCGACGGCGTCATGCAGGCGTTGCAGCAGGGGCGCAGCTGGCTCTTCGTCGGCCTGTTCGGCCTCGCACTGTGCGTGCTCGGCGGCTTGCTGCGCCCGGGACGCGCGCAGGGCCGGTGGCTGTTGGCCGGCGGCGCGATCGGCGCCATCGGCCTCGCGCTCAGCGGCTTCACGATCGGTGCGCGCGGCTGGAGCTTCGCATGGCTCAACAGCGCTTTCGGCGAGCTCGCGGGCAACCAGTTCGGCATCGGTGCGGGCGGCTTCGTCGCGCTCGCGGCGCTGATCCTGCTCGCGGCCTTCGGGCTCGCGCGGCTCGGCTTCTTCAAAGGCGACCTGTTCGTCTCGGCCGCGGTGATCGGCTGCGGCGTGCTGATGGCGCTCTTCATCGCCTATCCCGTGAGCAAGGCGCTCGCGGGCGCCTTTCTCAATGAAGACGGGCACGCGTCGCTGAATGCCTTCTGGGCCCGCATCGGCACCGACCGGGTCTGGGGTCTCGAGTGCCTGGGCGGTGGCGTGCGCTGCGGCGTCGCCTGGAACACGCTGGCGCTGGCCCTGATCACGGCCACCGGCACCACCTTCCTCGGCACCCTGATGGCGCTGATGGCCGAGCGCGGCGGCAAGCGCTGGCAAGGACCGCTCAAGGTGCTCGCGCTGCTGCCGATCATCACGCCGCCCTTCGTCGTCGGGCTGGGCCTGATCCTGCTGTTCGGGCGTGCGGGCGTCGTCAACCAGCTGCTCGAAAGCAGCTTCGGCATCGAGCCCACGCGCTGGTTCTACGGCATGCCGGGCATCCTCGTCGCGCAGCTGTTCGCATTCACGCCGATCGCGTTCATGATCATGCGCGGCGTGGTGCAGGGCGTGGCGCCGAGCCTCGAAGAGGCCGCGCAGATGCTGCGTGCGAGCCGGTGGCGCACCTTCGTCACCATCACGCTGCCGCTGCTCAAGCCGGGCCTGGCCAATGCCTTCCTGGTCGGCTTCATCGAAAGCATCGCGGACTTCGGCAATCCCGTGGTGGTGGGCGGCCAGTTCAATGTGCTGTCGACCGACATCTTCTTCGCGATCGTCGGTGCGCAGTACGACCAGGGCCGCGCCGCATCGCTGGCCTGGGTGCTCACGATCTTCGCGCTCGGCGTGTTCGCGCTGCAACGCTGGGTGCTGGGCAAGCAGAACTACACCACGGTAAGTGGCAAGGGCGATGCCGGCATCGCGATGCCGCTGCCGAACGGCGTGCGCCGCACCATCTACTGCATCGCGCTGCCGTGGGTCGCATTCACGGTGGTGGTGTACCTGTTCGCGTTCGCGGGCGGCTTCGTGCGCACCTGGGGCCGCGACTACACCTTCACGCTCGATCATTTCCACAACGCCTTCGCGCTCGAATGGGGCAAGTTCGGGCTGGTGTGGGCCGGCACGGCGTGGAATTCGCTGATCACCACCGTCAAGCTCGCGGCCATCTCGGCGCCGATCACCGCCGGCCTCGGTCTGCTGATCGCGTGGCTGCTGGCGCGCAACGAATTCAAGGGGCAGGGCGCCTTCGAGTTCGCGGCGCTGCTGGCCTTCGCGATTCCGGGCACGGTGCTCGGCGTGAGCTACATCCTGGCCTTCAACGTGCCGCCGCTGGAACTGACGGGCACCGGCCTGATCATCGTGCTGTGCTTCATGTTCCGCAATCTGCCGGTCGGCGTGCGCGCGGGCACGGCGGCCTTCAAGCAGCTCGACCGCTCGCTCGACGAGGCCTCGCTGATGCTGCGCGCCTCGACCTCGCAGACCTTGTTCAAGGTGGTGCTGCCGCTCCTGAAGCCGGCGCTGGTCGCCGCGCTGATCTACAGCTTCGTGCGCGCGATGACGACCGTCAGCGCCGTGATCTTCCTGGTCACGGCCGAGAACGAGCTCGCGACCACCTACATCATCGGCCGCGTCGGCAACGGCGACTACGGCCTGGCGCTGGCCTACTGCACGGTGCTGATGATCCTGATGTCGCTCGCGATCGCGGGGGTGCAATTCGTGGTCGGCGAGCGCAAGCTCGGACGCCGCAAGGCCGCCGGTCCGGCCCTCGTGGTGCCGGCCCACTGA
- a CDS encoding HAD family hydrolase, producing MNIVFDLGAVLLTWEPVPLVQTQFAHLAPTAEAAHALARQMFHHEDWLGFDRGTHSLDDAIGRMALRLSLPVDRLEAALAPMGERLEPIAPTLELLDQLRARRDAGEDLRLYYLSNMPSPYARVLEVRHAFFRWFDGGIFSGDVKMIKPQPEIYTLLATRYRLAAEQTVFIDDSLPNVVAAREMGWHAIHCETPSAVPAQLAAYLPVRST from the coding sequence ATGAACATCGTCTTCGACCTGGGTGCCGTGCTCCTGACCTGGGAGCCGGTGCCGCTGGTGCAGACGCAGTTCGCGCACCTCGCGCCGACGGCGGAAGCCGCGCACGCGCTGGCACGGCAGATGTTCCACCACGAGGACTGGCTGGGCTTCGACCGCGGCACGCACAGCCTGGACGATGCGATCGGCCGCATGGCGCTGCGCCTTTCGCTGCCGGTCGATCGGCTCGAAGCGGCGCTCGCGCCGATGGGCGAGCGGCTGGAGCCGATCGCCCCCACGCTCGAGTTGCTGGACCAGCTGCGCGCGCGCCGCGACGCGGGCGAGGACCTGCGGCTGTACTACCTGTCGAACATGCCCTCGCCCTACGCGCGCGTGCTCGAAGTGCGCCATGCCTTCTTTCGCTGGTTCGACGGCGGGATCTTCTCGGGCGACGTGAAGATGATCAAGCCGCAGCCCGAGATCTACACGCTGCTGGCCACGCGCTACCGGCTGGCCGCCGAACAGACCGTCTTCATCGACGACTCGCTGCCCAACGTCGTCGCTGCACGCGAGATGGGATGGCACGCCATCCATTGCGAGACGCCGAGCGCCGTGCCGGCGCAGCTCGCGGCCTACCTGCCGGTGCGCTCGACCTGA
- a CDS encoding ABC transporter substrate-binding protein — translation MKKLFVLAALAGLSAAASAQTVNVICSVQADWCNMIATVYAKTTGVKLNIALKGSGEALAQLIAEKENPKTDVWFGGTGDPHLQAAELGLTIEYKSPTLTQLYPWAQQQAQQSGYRTVGIYSGPLGFGYNTELIKKKKMDIPRSWADLLKPEYKGDIQVANPASSGTAYTMIATLVQLMGEDKAFDYLKGLHKNVSQYTRSGTGPIKAVARGETAVSISFIHDAPQEKMQGFPVETTTPSEGTGAEIGSMSIVKGARNLEQAKKFYEWALTPQAQTFGAASKQYQLPSNKATPVDPNVPDFKKIKMINYDYKKYGESNERRRLIARWEKDVNSLPH, via the coding sequence ATGAAGAAGCTGTTCGTCCTGGCGGCCCTGGCTGGCCTCTCGGCCGCCGCGTCGGCGCAGACCGTCAACGTCATCTGCTCGGTGCAGGCCGACTGGTGCAACATGATCGCTACCGTCTATGCGAAGACCACCGGCGTCAAGCTCAACATCGCGCTGAAGGGTTCGGGCGAGGCGCTCGCGCAGTTGATCGCCGAGAAGGAAAACCCCAAGACCGACGTCTGGTTCGGCGGCACCGGCGATCCGCATCTGCAGGCCGCCGAGCTCGGCCTCACGATCGAATACAAGTCGCCCACGCTGACGCAGCTGTACCCGTGGGCGCAGCAGCAGGCGCAGCAGTCGGGCTACAGGACCGTCGGCATCTACTCCGGACCGCTGGGCTTCGGCTACAACACCGAGCTGATCAAGAAAAAGAAGATGGACATTCCGCGCAGCTGGGCCGACCTGCTCAAGCCCGAATACAAGGGCGACATCCAGGTTGCCAACCCGGCATCGAGCGGCACCGCCTACACCATGATCGCGACACTGGTGCAATTGATGGGGGAGGACAAGGCCTTCGACTACCTCAAGGGCCTGCACAAGAACGTCAGCCAGTACACGCGCTCGGGCACCGGCCCGATCAAGGCGGTGGCACGCGGTGAGACGGCGGTGTCGATCAGCTTCATCCACGATGCGCCGCAGGAAAAGATGCAGGGCTTCCCGGTCGAGACCACCACCCCCTCCGAGGGCACCGGCGCCGAGATCGGCTCCATGAGCATCGTCAAGGGCGCACGCAATCTCGAGCAGGCCAAGAAGTTCTACGAATGGGCGCTCACGCCGCAGGCCCAGACCTTCGGCGCCGCGTCCAAGCAATACCAGCTGCCGTCGAACAAGGCCACGCCGGTGGACCCGAACGTGCCGGACTTCAAGAAGATCAAGATGATCAACTACGACTACAAGAAGTACGGCGAGAGCAACGAGCGCCGGCGCCTGATCGCGCGCTGGGAGAAGGACGTCAACTCGCTGCCGCACTAG
- a CDS encoding ABC transporter ATP-binding protein, with protein MNALVQAHDLAKSFDVSPPWLNRVLERKPRVLLQAVDGVSFSIERGKTLALVGESGCGKSTVARLLVGLYEPSRGGMQFDGQDAHAAFKTPEGRKLRRRIQMIFQDPYASLNPRWIVEDIIGEPLREHGILKEGPALKARVGELLQSVGLSPLDMVKYPHQFSGGQRQRISIARALATQPEFLVCDEPTSALDVSVQAQVLNIMKDLQRAQGLTYLFISHNLAVVRHVADQVGVMYLGRLVEVADKRKLFATPQHPYTRMLLDAIPKMKHTGEKRTPVQGEVPNPLNPPTGCTFHPRCPHANARCKAERPSLQMLRGVQVACHAVEEDRI; from the coding sequence ATGAACGCGCTCGTGCAGGCCCATGACCTGGCCAAGAGCTTCGACGTCTCGCCGCCCTGGCTCAACCGCGTGCTCGAACGCAAGCCGCGCGTGCTGCTGCAGGCGGTCGACGGCGTCAGCTTCTCGATCGAGCGCGGCAAGACGCTCGCGCTCGTGGGCGAGTCCGGCTGCGGCAAGAGCACCGTGGCGCGCCTCCTGGTCGGCCTGTACGAGCCCAGCCGCGGCGGCATGCAGTTCGACGGCCAGGATGCCCATGCGGCCTTCAAGACGCCCGAGGGCCGCAAGCTGCGCCGGCGCATCCAGATGATCTTCCAGGATCCGTATGCGAGCCTCAATCCGCGCTGGATCGTCGAGGACATCATCGGCGAGCCCTTGCGCGAGCACGGCATCCTGAAGGAAGGACCGGCTCTCAAGGCACGCGTCGGCGAGCTGCTGCAATCGGTGGGGCTGAGTCCGCTGGACATGGTGAAGTACCCGCACCAGTTCTCCGGCGGCCAGCGCCAGCGCATCTCGATCGCACGTGCGCTGGCGACCCAGCCCGAGTTCCTGGTGTGCGACGAACCGACCTCGGCGCTGGACGTGAGCGTGCAGGCGCAGGTGCTCAACATCATGAAGGACCTGCAGCGCGCGCAGGGCCTGACCTACCTCTTCATCTCGCACAACCTGGCCGTGGTGCGCCACGTGGCCGATCAGGTCGGGGTGATGTACCTGGGCCGGCTGGTCGAAGTGGCCGACAAGCGCAAGCTCTTCGCGACGCCGCAGCATCCCTACACGCGCATGCTGCTCGATGCGATCCCGAAGATGAAGCACACGGGAGAAAAGCGCACGCCGGTGCAGGGCGAGGTGCCGAATCCGCTGAATCCGCCGACGGGCTGCACCTTCCATCCGCGCTGCCCGCATGCCAACGCGCGCTGCAAGGCCGAGCGGCCTTCGCTTCAGATGCTGCGCGGCGTGCAGGTGGCGTGCCACGCGGTGGAAGAGGATCGGATCTGA